In Symmachiella dynata, the following are encoded in one genomic region:
- a CDS encoding 3-keto-disaccharide hydrolase has protein sequence MKLPLRFAAALFVSLAAVPAFAGEWVELFDGKTLDGWTQRNGTATYRVEDKTIVGKTNTGSPNSFLCSDKDYGDFELEFEVKVHDKLNSGVQIRSQTKETPTGRVNGPQVEIEASGDGGAEAGYIYGEATGRGWLTPEDELKPHKQFKDGEWNKFRVVARGPRIQTWINGKPIADLTDEPIYKTHPKGFIGLQVHGIGKDKGPYEVAWRNIRIKELD, from the coding sequence ATGAAATTGCCGCTAAGATTCGCCGCCGCACTGTTCGTCTCCCTCGCCGCCGTCCCCGCATTCGCCGGGGAATGGGTCGAACTGTTCGATGGCAAAACGCTCGATGGCTGGACACAACGCAACGGCACCGCCACCTACCGTGTAGAAGATAAAACGATCGTTGGGAAAACCAACACGGGTAGCCCGAATTCGTTTTTGTGCAGTGACAAGGACTATGGCGATTTCGAGCTCGAATTCGAGGTCAAAGTCCACGACAAACTGAACTCCGGCGTCCAGATCCGCTCGCAAACCAAGGAGACCCCCACCGGTCGCGTGAACGGACCACAGGTCGAAATCGAAGCCAGCGGCGACGGTGGAGCAGAAGCGGGGTACATTTACGGCGAAGCGACCGGGCGTGGCTGGTTAACTCCTGAAGATGAGTTGAAACCGCACAAACAGTTCAAGGACGGCGAGTGGAACAAATTCCGCGTCGTCGCCCGCGGCCCGCGGATTCAAACTTGGATCAACGGCAAACCGATTGCCGATTTGACCGATGAGCCGATCTACAAAACGCACCCCAAAGGTTTCATCGGGCTGCAAGTCCACGGCATCGGCAAGGACAAAGGACCGTACGAAGTCGCTTGGCGGAACATCCGCATCAAGGAATTGGACTAA
- a CDS encoding DUF1501 domain-containing protein: protein MAQRPIENASRLSRRQMLKIGALGFGSIACSYLDGMEQSAAAAPVANGLAPQSGHFEAPAKAVIMLMQNGGPGQMDLFDPKPDLTKHSGKVHVEKVEMFQPGSEGNTLLGSPLKFRKYGESGIEMAEILPHLGSVADDICLVRSMYNLHNNHTESLVALNTGKIFQGRPALGSWVSYGLGTENQNLPAYVVLRDPEGYNTSGTLLWQNGWMPALYRGTEVSTAGTPVLNLNPSQPIPPAVQRENLDLLAKLNRRHQQDFAYESSLEARIQNYELAARMQLAAAETLDLSRETPATRKMYGLDEPETAGYGLRCLMARRLVESGVRFVQILPPVKPNSQPWDAHDNSKTDNEAICAKCDLPSAALIKDLKQRGLLESTIVVWSGEFGRLPVSQNGKGRDHNRNAFSLILAGGGFKAGHVHGATDDIGYRSVVDPVGVSDLHATLLHQLGLDHTRLTYEHHGSDETLTDARVTSARVVGELFQGPVRV, encoded by the coding sequence ATGGCACAGCGACCTATCGAAAATGCATCGCGTTTGTCCCGGCGGCAAATGTTGAAAATCGGCGCGCTGGGATTTGGTTCGATTGCGTGCTCGTATCTCGACGGTATGGAACAATCCGCAGCTGCCGCGCCGGTGGCCAATGGACTGGCTCCCCAGTCGGGACACTTCGAGGCTCCCGCCAAAGCGGTGATCATGCTGATGCAAAACGGCGGACCGGGGCAGATGGATCTGTTCGATCCCAAGCCGGACCTCACCAAGCACAGCGGCAAGGTGCACGTCGAAAAAGTCGAGATGTTCCAACCCGGCAGCGAGGGAAATACGCTGTTAGGCAGCCCGCTGAAGTTTCGCAAGTACGGCGAGAGCGGCATCGAGATGGCCGAGATCCTGCCGCACCTCGGTTCGGTCGCCGATGACATTTGCCTGGTGCGGTCGATGTATAATCTTCACAACAACCACACCGAATCGCTGGTGGCGCTCAACACCGGCAAGATCTTCCAAGGTCGTCCCGCACTCGGTTCGTGGGTCAGTTACGGACTCGGTACAGAAAACCAAAACCTGCCCGCCTACGTCGTGCTTCGCGACCCCGAGGGCTATAACACGAGCGGTACATTGCTGTGGCAAAACGGTTGGATGCCCGCGCTGTATCGCGGTACTGAAGTCAGCACTGCGGGGACGCCGGTGCTGAATCTCAATCCTAGCCAACCCATTCCCCCGGCGGTACAGCGAGAAAATTTGGACCTGTTGGCCAAATTGAATCGAAGGCATCAGCAGGACTTTGCCTACGAATCGTCGCTGGAAGCGCGGATCCAAAATTACGAACTCGCCGCTCGCATGCAATTGGCAGCTGCGGAAACATTGGACCTGTCGCGGGAAACACCGGCAACGCGCAAGATGTACGGTCTGGACGAACCCGAAACCGCGGGGTATGGGCTGCGGTGTTTGATGGCCCGCCGGCTGGTCGAATCGGGTGTTCGTTTCGTGCAAATCTTGCCGCCGGTCAAACCCAACTCGCAGCCATGGGATGCGCACGACAATTCTAAGACCGATAACGAGGCGATTTGCGCTAAGTGCGATTTGCCCTCCGCTGCCCTGATCAAGGACCTCAAGCAGCGGGGACTGCTGGAGAGCACGATTGTCGTTTGGTCGGGAGAATTCGGCCGCTTACCCGTTTCGCAAAACGGCAAAGGCCGTGACCACAATCGCAATGCATTCAGTTTGATTCTCGCCGGCGGCGGTTTTAAAGCGGGGCATGTGCACGGAGCGACCGACGACATCGGTTATCGTTCGGTCGTCGATCCGGTGGGAGTCTCGGATTTGCATGCCACCTTGTTGCATCAATTGGGGCTGGACCATACGCGATTAACGTATGAGCATCATGGCAGCGACGAAACGCTGACCGATGCCCGCGTGACCAGCGCGCGCGTGGTTGGGGAATTGTTCCAGGGTCCCGTGCGGGTTTGA
- a CDS encoding DUF1553 domain-containing protein, giving the protein MNSRTLLNRLAILLAVMAGFVEPGSTHAAPPQEGLILWLDASEIDGDALPDGAISRWTDKSGRGNHVIQETAERRPTFSKDAWDGHPAVHFDGDDLLVAEKFAGLATGDRPFHILIVMRGSANSSHTAQRLIDLNSRDVATGEFPKRAGLWVGYQQGRKKLRIGIQNGDEGEGQSEAWNDQPTLIEAVYTGEQAFALHVNGRREQRAVFNGTHFLGFQPHVSLALGQHFGQVDAKDSYFEGDIAEVLVYDRGLTATEQYETGQYLTKKYALKTDFRPIPQFERDIRPILAAHCQDCHGGDVREAELDLRTVSDMLRGGQAGPVIVRGFPDRSEIVAMIETGKMPPDEDNPLSVDELRMLRDWIEADAPSKESIVLTADVTNITAEQRQHWAYQMLNVEKPPSVDATDRIENDIDRFVVAKLEEHNLQLSPPADRTTLIRRVYFDLIGLPPTPAEIDAFLSDAGPGAYERLVDRLLGSEHFGERWGRHWLDIVGYVDMFGSDNDAAIIKPLNGKWRYRDYVIQAFNTDKPFDRFLVEQLAGDELYDWKSAEAFTPEMLECLIATGFLLSANDDTDQNELNTPDVRHHVVQRTSELVANSLLALTLQCAKCHDHKYDALPQADYYRLQAVFAPAFNVRHWVVSTGKARADVPDAVKTEIDNINQQADAEIAKLTQQEAAIRAQVRQTVYDKKLTALPDAVRDAAKTAIATPVEKRSDAQKQLAAQYKTQLNVTAEEIEAALSDEHRQQCALIAQQIAKQQSSKRAYGTIQHVHESHPPPPTYVLRRGNYLQPGLEVQPGLFSILESPSTEESQTVAAAGNSSGRRLALARQLTNRDKLSGQYVARVIVNRFWQQVFGRGIVATSDNFGVAGAAPSHPELLDWLTSEFLRSGWRAKPIIKQMVMSHAYRQAAVLTPEMAAAEMADPENALLWRMNLRRLDSEYVRDAILASSGKLDRSLFGEFIPVDVRPDGMVVIKKAGLPTPTYQWRRSIYVLARRNYHLTMLRIFDQPIVARNCTQREPSAVVTQALTLLHDDFVLEQAAFFAERLAAHKTTTEQIAAAYRIALGRLPTEEETRWCAELLQRQAERFRTDEKNAEQADQLALAQLCKVLFNTNEFLYVR; this is encoded by the coding sequence GTGAACTCGCGAACACTCCTCAACCGGCTGGCGATTCTGCTCGCTGTCATGGCGGGATTTGTGGAGCCAGGCAGTACGCATGCGGCGCCGCCTCAAGAGGGGTTGATCCTGTGGTTAGATGCGAGCGAGATCGACGGCGACGCGCTGCCTGATGGGGCCATTTCGCGATGGACTGATAAAAGCGGACGTGGGAATCATGTCATCCAGGAAACCGCAGAGCGGCGGCCGACTTTCAGCAAAGATGCCTGGGACGGTCATCCGGCGGTTCACTTCGACGGTGATGATCTTTTGGTCGCCGAGAAGTTTGCAGGACTTGCCACCGGTGACCGGCCGTTTCATATTTTGATTGTGATGCGCGGCAGTGCGAATTCCTCGCACACGGCGCAGCGGTTGATCGACCTCAATTCCCGCGACGTCGCCACGGGGGAGTTCCCCAAACGCGCGGGCCTGTGGGTGGGCTATCAACAAGGCCGTAAGAAACTCCGGATCGGCATTCAGAATGGCGACGAAGGTGAGGGGCAAAGCGAGGCGTGGAATGATCAACCCACATTGATCGAAGCGGTCTATACTGGCGAACAAGCTTTTGCGCTGCACGTCAACGGCCGGCGCGAACAGCGAGCGGTGTTCAACGGGACGCATTTTCTGGGATTCCAACCGCATGTCTCGTTGGCCCTCGGGCAACACTTCGGCCAGGTCGATGCCAAGGACAGCTACTTTGAAGGAGACATCGCCGAGGTCCTAGTCTATGACCGCGGATTGACGGCGACGGAGCAGTACGAAACGGGGCAGTATCTGACAAAGAAGTACGCCCTCAAGACCGATTTTCGTCCGATCCCGCAATTCGAACGGGACATCCGGCCGATTCTGGCAGCGCATTGCCAAGATTGTCATGGCGGCGATGTGCGGGAAGCGGAGTTGGATTTGCGGACTGTCTCGGACATGCTCCGTGGCGGACAAGCAGGACCGGTCATCGTCCGTGGCTTTCCCGATCGCAGCGAAATCGTCGCCATGATCGAAACCGGCAAGATGCCGCCCGACGAGGATAACCCGCTCTCCGTCGACGAACTTCGCATGCTGCGCGATTGGATCGAAGCCGATGCGCCGTCCAAAGAATCAATCGTTTTAACAGCTGATGTAACGAACATCACGGCCGAGCAACGTCAGCACTGGGCCTATCAGATGTTGAACGTCGAAAAACCGCCGTCGGTCGACGCCACCGATCGTATCGAAAATGACATCGACCGGTTCGTCGTCGCGAAACTTGAAGAACACAACCTGCAACTCTCACCTCCGGCGGATCGTACAACGTTGATTCGCCGCGTCTACTTTGACCTGATCGGTCTGCCACCCACTCCAGCGGAGATTGACGCGTTTCTTTCTGACGCAGGTCCTGGCGCCTACGAACGCTTAGTGGACAGGCTGTTAGGTTCGGAGCATTTCGGGGAACGGTGGGGACGGCATTGGCTGGATATTGTCGGGTATGTGGATATGTTCGGCAGCGACAACGATGCGGCAATCATCAAGCCGCTCAATGGAAAGTGGCGGTATCGCGATTACGTGATTCAGGCGTTCAATACCGACAAGCCATTTGACCGGTTTTTGGTCGAGCAGTTGGCGGGGGATGAATTGTATGATTGGAAATCCGCCGAGGCTTTCACGCCAGAGATGTTGGAATGCCTGATCGCAACCGGTTTTCTGCTCTCCGCCAACGACGACACCGACCAAAACGAACTCAATACGCCTGACGTGCGGCATCATGTCGTGCAACGTACGTCGGAACTGGTTGCCAACAGCTTGCTGGCCCTGACGCTGCAATGCGCGAAATGCCACGACCACAAATACGACGCTTTGCCGCAAGCCGATTATTATCGTCTGCAAGCGGTCTTTGCACCGGCGTTCAATGTGCGGCACTGGGTTGTGTCGACCGGCAAAGCGCGGGCAGATGTTCCTGACGCTGTGAAAACCGAGATCGACAACATCAATCAACAGGCCGACGCCGAAATCGCCAAGCTAACGCAGCAGGAGGCAGCGATTCGCGCGCAGGTCCGACAAACAGTCTACGACAAAAAACTCACTGCATTACCCGACGCCGTTCGGGATGCCGCAAAAACCGCCATCGCCACGCCCGTTGAGAAACGCAGCGACGCTCAAAAGCAACTCGCTGCTCAATATAAAACCCAATTGAACGTGACGGCCGAAGAAATCGAGGCGGCGCTAAGCGACGAACACAGACAGCAATGCGCATTGATCGCTCAGCAAATTGCCAAACAGCAAAGCAGTAAGCGCGCCTACGGCACGATACAGCACGTGCACGAATCGCACCCCCCGCCGCCGACGTATGTGCTCCGCCGCGGAAACTATTTACAACCCGGCTTGGAAGTGCAGCCCGGGTTGTTCAGCATTCTGGAATCACCGAGCACGGAAGAGTCCCAAACGGTTGCTGCAGCTGGAAATTCCAGCGGGCGCCGATTGGCATTGGCCCGTCAATTGACTAACAGGGACAAACTGTCTGGACAATACGTCGCGCGGGTGATCGTCAATCGGTTTTGGCAGCAGGTTTTCGGGCGGGGCATTGTGGCGACCAGCGACAATTTCGGTGTTGCCGGGGCGGCGCCCTCGCACCCGGAACTGTTGGACTGGCTGACTTCCGAGTTTTTACGCAGCGGTTGGCGGGCCAAACCGATCATCAAACAAATGGTGATGTCCCATGCGTATCGACAGGCAGCGGTTCTCACGCCGGAGATGGCGGCTGCGGAAATGGCGGATCCGGAGAATGCGCTGCTGTGGCGGATGAATTTGCGACGGTTGGATTCGGAATATGTCCGCGACGCAATTTTGGCCAGCAGTGGCAAGTTGGATCGCAGCCTGTTTGGCGAGTTTATCCCGGTCGATGTCCGACCCGATGGCATGGTGGTCATCAAAAAAGCGGGATTGCCCACGCCGACTTACCAATGGCGGCGCAGCATCTATGTGTTAGCGCGCCGCAACTATCACCTAACGATGCTGCGAATTTTCGACCAACCGATCGTGGCCCGCAATTGCACGCAGCGCGAGCCGTCGGCGGTCGTCACGCAAGCATTGACGCTATTACACGATGATTTCGTACTAGAGCAAGCCGCATTTTTTGCAGAGCGACTTGCCGCACACAAAACAACAACGGAGCAAATCGCCGCCGCTTATCGTATCGCATTAGGGCGACTCCCCACGGAAGAGGAGACCCGCTGGTGTGCGGAATTGCTCCAGCGGCAGGCAGAGCGGTTCCGCACGGATGAAAAAAACGCCGAGCAAGCGGACCAATTGGCTTTGGCACAGCTTTGCAAGGTTCTGTTCAACACCAACGAGTTTTTGTACGTCCGCTGA
- a CDS encoding Gfo/Idh/MocA family protein — MTASKRTIDVAIIGGGMFFDDIIGQTFKDFMRGGIAGALNSIGMSHMAADVADVEIRVCAVGTRSEKSGTAGRIVQWFSEDFPDGKIDACYGDAVWKDILATHKPDVLFVATPDHVHAEPILDALDAGCDVITEKPLCLTTSEADQIIAKAHAAGRIVAVDMHKRYDPFVREMMSKAPEQYGPINRVRTVLEEPLEVSTDIFAWAEQSNPFAYVGCHWLDVVHHYLGVKPVTVFATGQKNLLLNWDEHHKEIARRRGVDPSTFKRQHAIKTWDSVDVAVTYDNGMRGDYNNNWINPAEFEGAVNQEIELYGIYGRGYVDQQDRGYREAIIGDGSRTRNPSFGGRIHHIGGELEIFGYGKASIAAGMLAVIRRRILGESLEAIGDSYPTAASQRDVVRVIEAASVVAEKNYAHFEAGRGTPVTALLSDSEIQIIEPKS, encoded by the coding sequence ATGACCGCAAGCAAACGGACGATCGACGTTGCCATTATTGGCGGCGGGATGTTTTTTGATGATATCATTGGCCAGACCTTCAAGGACTTTATGCGGGGCGGAATCGCCGGCGCGCTCAACAGCATTGGCATGAGCCATATGGCAGCTGACGTAGCGGATGTCGAGATTCGCGTCTGCGCGGTCGGGACGCGGAGCGAAAAGAGCGGGACCGCAGGACGGATTGTCCAATGGTTTTCCGAGGACTTTCCGGACGGCAAGATCGATGCCTGTTATGGAGACGCTGTTTGGAAAGACATACTGGCCACACACAAACCGGACGTGCTGTTTGTGGCGACGCCCGATCATGTGCATGCGGAGCCAATCTTAGATGCGTTGGATGCCGGTTGCGACGTGATCACCGAAAAGCCGCTCTGTTTGACGACCAGCGAAGCGGATCAAATCATCGCCAAGGCCCACGCGGCGGGTCGCATTGTCGCTGTCGATATGCACAAGCGGTACGACCCGTTCGTGCGAGAGATGATGTCCAAAGCCCCCGAGCAATATGGGCCGATCAACCGCGTGCGGACGGTGCTTGAGGAACCGCTGGAGGTCAGTACGGACATTTTCGCCTGGGCCGAACAAAGCAATCCGTTCGCCTATGTCGGTTGCCATTGGTTGGATGTCGTCCACCATTATTTGGGCGTCAAACCGGTCACAGTGTTTGCCACAGGCCAAAAGAACCTACTGCTCAACTGGGATGAACACCACAAAGAAATCGCCCGCCGCCGCGGCGTCGACCCCTCGACATTCAAACGGCAACATGCAATCAAGACCTGGGACAGCGTCGATGTAGCAGTGACGTATGACAACGGCATGCGGGGCGATTACAACAACAATTGGATCAACCCGGCGGAGTTCGAAGGGGCGGTCAATCAGGAGATCGAACTTTACGGCATCTACGGCCGGGGTTATGTCGATCAACAAGATCGCGGTTATCGCGAAGCAATCATCGGTGACGGATCACGCACTCGAAATCCCTCGTTCGGCGGGCGGATTCATCATATTGGCGGGGAATTGGAAATTTTTGGTTACGGGAAAGCCTCCATTGCCGCTGGGATGTTGGCCGTGATTCGCCGACGCATCTTGGGCGAATCGCTGGAAGCAATCGGCGATTCCTACCCCACAGCCGCCAGCCAACGTGACGTCGTGCGGGTCATCGAGGCGGCATCGGTCGTGGCAGAAAAGAACTACGCACATTTTGAAGCAGGCCGCGGCACCCCGGTGACGGCGTTGTTGAGCGATTCGGAAATCCAGATTATCGAACCGAAAAGTTAA
- a CDS encoding DUF1559 domain-containing protein: MSATQHRRGFTLIELLVVIAIIAILVSLLLPAVQQAREAARRTRCRNNLKQQGLALHNYHDVHSAFPAGYYSYGTSDGSGPAWANIDPLTWDAAPGWAWGTMLLPYLDQATLYQALDVDRPCFDAVNANAVQTTLPVFLCPSASGATEPFTVRDAAADPLLVGGSPVQLGRSHYVASHGQESCWGECGAAPAGVVFSNIYTSTTRTVSINGDASRVADGPFYRNSVTRIKHITDGTTNTVFLGEHSSSLSEKTWVGVVPGAFTHPNFTSPENGPDAAATLVLVHAGPSGGELDITGFPIIHPVNFPTYHVGQMYSEHTGGGFVCLGDGSVRFVSESIDLFVWAELASIGEGEIIGEY; the protein is encoded by the coding sequence ATGTCAGCCACACAGCATCGACGCGGATTCACGCTCATTGAATTGCTGGTCGTGATTGCGATCATCGCCATTCTCGTCAGTTTATTATTGCCCGCCGTACAACAAGCCCGCGAAGCCGCGCGGCGGACGCGTTGTAGAAACAATCTCAAACAACAGGGGTTGGCACTGCACAATTACCACGATGTCCATTCCGCGTTTCCGGCTGGATATTACTCGTACGGAACCAGTGATGGTTCAGGTCCCGCTTGGGCAAATATCGATCCACTGACCTGGGATGCAGCACCAGGTTGGGCGTGGGGGACCATGCTGTTGCCATACCTCGACCAAGCCACGCTGTATCAGGCATTGGACGTGGATCGCCCCTGCTTTGATGCTGTGAATGCGAACGCAGTGCAGACCACGCTTCCGGTTTTCTTATGCCCCTCCGCCAGCGGAGCGACGGAACCCTTTACGGTGCGGGACGCGGCTGCAGACCCGTTGTTGGTAGGGGGATCTCCGGTACAGTTGGGACGATCGCACTATGTCGCCAGTCACGGGCAGGAGTCCTGTTGGGGCGAGTGCGGTGCTGCTCCCGCGGGCGTTGTGTTTTCCAATATCTATACCTCAACGACCCGAACCGTATCAATTAATGGCGACGCATCGCGGGTCGCCGACGGGCCGTTTTATCGCAATTCCGTCACGCGGATCAAACACATCACCGACGGCACCACCAACACGGTCTTCCTTGGCGAACATTCGTCGAGCCTCAGCGAAAAGACTTGGGTTGGCGTCGTTCCCGGCGCGTTTACGCATCCAAATTTCACCTCACCTGAAAACGGACCCGATGCTGCTGCGACGCTTGTGCTGGTTCACGCCGGTCCTTCCGGCGGCGAACTGGACATCACCGGCTTTCCCATCATCCACCCCGTCAATTTTCCCACCTATCACGTGGGACAAATGTACTCCGAACATACCGGCGGCGGATTCGTATGTCTGGGGGACGGTTCGGTCCGTTTTGTTTCAGAAAGCATCGACCTATTCGTCTGGGCCGAACTGGCTAGCATCGGCGAAGGCGAAATCATCGGAGAATATTAA
- a CDS encoding cupin domain-containing protein, which translates to MAKFTQFVGYQGTEPPKIPKPETPPEPMIVTVQEGVPVVYPNCVAPAVRVVHPVNPNAPAKNMGLVVFYIPPHAILEPGSHETEETYVIMEGAGTMTFSSGTRPVKKGDFVYLPPWCLHGIENTGTEMLVVLICTSPPNP; encoded by the coding sequence ATGGCCAAGTTCACACAATTTGTCGGCTACCAAGGCACGGAACCTCCCAAGATCCCCAAGCCGGAGACACCGCCTGAGCCGATGATCGTCACCGTTCAAGAAGGGGTGCCGGTCGTCTATCCCAACTGCGTCGCCCCCGCCGTAAGAGTCGTGCATCCCGTCAATCCCAACGCCCCAGCAAAAAATATGGGCTTGGTCGTTTTCTACATTCCGCCACACGCGATCTTGGAACCCGGATCACACGAGACGGAAGAGACCTACGTAATCATGGAAGGCGCCGGGACCATGACCTTCAGCAGCGGGACGCGTCCGGTGAAAAAAGGCGATTTCGTCTACCTGCCGCCGTGGTGTCTGCACGGCATCGAAAACACCGGCACCGAAATGTTGGTCGTCCTAATTTGCACATCCCCACCCAACCCCTAG